The DNA sequence TATATTGATTATTATAATAATCAGAGAATTAAAATAAAATTAAAAGGATTAACTCCTGCAGAATACAGGAATCAATCCTTAAATTAAATATTAAATTTCATGTCCAAGAAAATGGGTTCACTACATTATGCAGCTCTTTTTATTTTACTCTCATTCTTATTTTTTTACTTAAAATATCAATAGTTCCTATCATTAAACCTATAGCAACTACAATAAGCCCGACATTTTCCCAGTTTCTCCAAATAATATTCATATTTAAAAGTGTTCCAATTCCTCCTGCA is a window from the Fusobacterium sp. IOR10 genome containing:
- a CDS encoding IS3 family transposase, whose product is YIDYYNNQRIKIKLKGLTPAEYRNQSLN